Within the Pseudomonas guangdongensis genome, the region CCCGCCGCCGATGAACTACCGTCACGCCTTCCACGCCGGCAACCATGCCGATGTGCTCAAGCACGCCGTCCTCTGCCGCCTGCTCGCCCTGCTGGCGCGCAAGGACAAGCCCTTCGCCTACCTCGACAGCCATGCCGGCATCGGCTTCTACGACCTGTGCGGCGTGCAGGCCGGCAAGACCGACGAATGGCGCGAGGGCATCGGCCGCCTGTGGTTGCGCGACGACCTGCCGGCGCTGCTCGACGACTACCGGGCGACCATCGCCGCGCTCAACCCCGACGGCGGGCTGCGCTACTACCCCGGCTCGCCGGAGATCGCCCGCCGCCTGAGTCGCGCGCAGGATCGCGTGCTGCTCAACGAGAAGCACCCCGAGGACGGCCGTCTGCTCAAGGACAACATGGCCGGCGACCGGCGGGTCAGCGTGCACCTGGGCGAGGGCTGGCACCTGGCCAAGGCTCTGCTGCCGGTGGCCGAGAAGCGCGCGCTGCTGCTGATCGACCCGCCCTTCGAGCAGGCCGACGAGCTGCAGCGCTGCACCGAGGCGCTGGCCACCGCCATCGCGCGGATGCGCCAGACGGTGGTGGCGATCTGGTATCCGATCAAGGATCAGCGCCAGCTCAAGCGGTTCTACCAGGAGGCGCAGAAGAGCGGCGCGCCCAAGCTGCTGCGCGCCGAGCTGTGGGTGCATCCCACCGACAACCCGGCTGGCCTCAACGGCTCGGGCCTGCTGATCGCCAATCCGCCGTGGCCGCTGGAAGACGAGCTGCGCGAGCTGCTGCCCTACCTGGCCGAGCGCCTGGCACAGAGCCAGGGCGGCTGGCGGCTGGACTGGCTGATCGAGGAGCAGGCGGGCGGCTGAGACCGCCGGGAGTGCGCCGGGCGGACCAAGCGCTAGCGCGCGGCCGTGGTGCGCGCGGTGCCCACGGCGCGCCCCTCGCCGCTCACTCCGGCAGGCACACCCCGGTGCCGCGCAGGCCGCAGTAGCCGCCGGGGTTCTTGGCCAGGTACTGCTGGTGGTAGGCCTCGGCGTAGTAGAAGGGCACGTCCTGGCGGATCTCGGTGGTGAGCGGGCCGTAGCCGGCGTCCGCCAGCGCGGCGGCGTAGGCGGCGGCGCTGGCCTGTGCCCGGGCCAGTTGTGCGGCCGTGGTGCAGTAGATCGCCGAGCGGTACTGGGTGCCGATGTCGTTGCCCTGGCGCATCCCCTGGGTCGGGTCGTGGGCTTCCCAGAACACCCGCAGCAGCGCCTCCAGCGAGGTTTCCCGCGGGTCGAAGACCACCCGCACCACCTCGGTATGCCCGGTCAGCCCCGAGCACACCTCGTCGTAGGTGGGGTTGGGCGTGATGCCTCCGGCGTAGCCGGCCGCGGTGACCCTGACCCCCGGCTGCTGCCACAGACGCCGTTCGGCGCCCCAGAAGCAGCCCATACCGAGCAGCAGCTCCTCGCAGCCGGCGGGGAAGGGCGGTTGCAGGGGCTGGCCGTTGACGCAGTGCGTCTCGGGCACCGGCATCGGGCTGTCGCGGCCGGGCAGGGCCTGGTCGGCGCCGGGCAGCGCCTGCTTGTGGACGAGGATTGCGGAGCGCAGGACCATGGCGGCCTCCTGGACTGTGATGTGGATACGGCCTTTCAAGATGCCCGCCAGGGCGGCGTCCCGCAACCTTGTCACATCCTGTTGCCGGTGGTTCGCCGCCGCTGCCGGCTGGATTATGCTGGCGGCAGTTTTCACCACCAAGGACACGCCTTCATGCGATCCGGACTTCTGCAACGCCTGCGCCGCGGGCTGCTGCTGGCCCTGCTCGGCGCCAGCCTGCCGGCCAATGCCGCCGGCGAAAACGTTCCCGCCAGCGCCCGTCAGGGCGACAGCGGCGAAGCCAGCCACAGCCTGGCGCTCGACGGCGCCGAGCGCGCCCGCTACCTGAGCGAGCTCAAGCGCCTATACCCCGGCAAGAGCGCGCAGCGCGCCCTGCTCGAACACTGCAA harbors:
- a CDS encoding 23S rRNA (adenine(2030)-N(6))-methyltransferase RlmJ — translated: MNYRHAFHAGNHADVLKHAVLCRLLALLARKDKPFAYLDSHAGIGFYDLCGVQAGKTDEWREGIGRLWLRDDLPALLDDYRATIAALNPDGGLRYYPGSPEIARRLSRAQDRVLLNEKHPEDGRLLKDNMAGDRRVSVHLGEGWHLAKALLPVAEKRALLLIDPPFEQADELQRCTEALATAIARMRQTVVAIWYPIKDQRQLKRFYQEAQKSGAPKLLRAELWVHPTDNPAGLNGSGLLIANPPWPLEDELRELLPYLAERLAQSQGGWRLDWLIEEQAGG
- the msrA gene encoding peptide-methionine (S)-S-oxide reductase MsrA; translated protein: MVLRSAILVHKQALPGADQALPGRDSPMPVPETHCVNGQPLQPPFPAGCEELLLGMGCFWGAERRLWQQPGVRVTAAGYAGGITPNPTYDEVCSGLTGHTEVVRVVFDPRETSLEALLRVFWEAHDPTQGMRQGNDIGTQYRSAIYCTTAAQLARAQASAAAYAAALADAGYGPLTTEIRQDVPFYYAEAYHQQYLAKNPGGYCGLRGTGVCLPE